ATTGTGCTTCAATCAAATTAGATTTTAAATACTTTATAGAAATAAATTGAACAAACAAAAGCACAAAAAACAGCACTCCAACAATTATCACTTTATTACGCATATTTTTTCTTAACCCAAAATAAATCACTGTTCTAGTTCCTTCTCATGGTGAATTTGATCATTTATTAAACTACTAGATGACCTAAACATTAATATAGGTTTTATCTTACAGTTTAATTTATATGTATAAATAGAATCAGAAGCAAGCGAAATCTGCGGCAAATCAATCTTTTCAATCATACCTGAAGATGGGAGACTATTAATAAGTGCAAAGACAGCTTCTTCTTTATAAGATTTCCCTATTATATTTAAATCTCTGTTTGTAAGAGTCACACTTCCAACAGACATACCTTCAGGGAGTGATGTAAGAAGGTAAAACATCAACTCTAATATAGGTGTATCATCCAATAAATAGTCTAATTTCATCTCCGTTTCTCTGCTTGCTGTAGTTAGCCTGGACAGTTCCTTGTCCATTAATAAAATTTTATTGTTTAAGACACGAGATTCATCCTGTAATTCTGTAAGTCTAAAACCATGAGATGTTATTCTCCATAAACTTATAAATATTATTAGCAAAGAAGTTACAATATACAACATTGTTAAGGAGAAAAGAAAAAGTTCTACGAAAGAGGAATCTCTTTTGCTTCTAAGCTCCTTTCCTGGTATGCGCAAATCTAATTTAGCGACCATAATCTCACCTTAAGACCGAACCTAGAGGAATATCCCAATTTTCTGTTATATCCCTATTGTTTACGCTTATCGTATGTATATTAAAAAGATCTATTATAGATATGTCTTCTATTGCCAAAGTTTCCGTTAGCAAAGTCAACATTGATAAGTTGGCACCGGGGCCAGAAAGATAAACAGCTTGAGGATTAAAACCTCTTATTTGTGAAAGTGCAAACTGCATAGAAAAGCGAATCTCCTTTACAAAATCAATTGTTTGGGAATTATCATCTATAAAATCATGTTTTTCTTCTGTATCTTTCGCAGTTTCAAAATG
This is a stretch of genomic DNA from Synergistaceae bacterium. It encodes these proteins:
- a CDS encoding PilN domain-containing protein, whose amino-acid sequence is MVAKLDLRIPGKELRSKRDSSFVELFLFSLTMLYIVTSLLIIFISLWRITSHGFRLTELQDESRVLNNKILLMDKELSRLTTASRETEMKLDYLLDDTPILELMFYLLTSLPEGMSVGSVTLTNRDLNIIGKSYKEEAVFALINSLPSSGMIEKIDLPQISLASDSIYTYKLNCKIKPILMFRSSSSLINDQIHHEKELEQ